A single Campylobacter hyointestinalis subsp. hyointestinalis DNA region contains:
- the tgt gene encoding tRNA guanosine(34) transglycosylase Tgt has translation MNFKIDKTDGNARACTLKTAHSTIQTPIFMPVGTLGAVKSLDAIDLKEILDTKIILANTYHLYLRPTSKVVREFGGLHGFSKFDRSFLTDSGGFQAFSLSKISKPDENGIKFKSHIDGSTHYFTPKSVLDTQYDLGSDIMMILDDLVALPASFERVELSIKRTINWAKIASEYHKSNKQKGVGESQNIFGIIQGGTDYNARKFCAEALCEMEFDGLAIGGLSVGESNEEMYDTVEAVMPFIDKDRPRYLMGVGTPEDLVENVERGVDMFDCVMPTRNARNGTLFTSFGKVNIKAAAFIKDDNKIDPQCDCYTCRNFSRGYLNHLYKARELTFFRLASLHNLHYYLNLVKQMREAIIQGKFKEFKKEFYAKRGVL, from the coding sequence ATGAATTTTAAAATAGATAAAACAGACGGTAACGCCAGAGCTTGTACCCTAAAAACAGCGCACTCGACGATCCAAACTCCCATTTTTATGCCTGTTGGAACACTTGGAGCTGTAAAAAGCCTAGACGCCATAGATCTAAAAGAAATTCTAGACACAAAAATAATACTAGCAAATACTTATCATTTATATTTACGCCCGACAAGCAAGGTCGTAAGGGAGTTTGGCGGGTTACATGGTTTTAGTAAATTTGATAGAAGTTTTTTAACCGATAGTGGTGGATTTCAAGCATTTTCACTATCAAAGATCTCAAAACCAGATGAAAATGGGATCAAATTTAAAAGCCATATAGATGGAAGTACGCACTATTTTACACCTAAAAGCGTACTTGATACGCAATATGATTTAGGAAGCGATATTATGATGATACTTGATGATCTTGTAGCGCTTCCAGCTAGCTTTGAGCGAGTTGAACTAAGCATAAAAAGGACGATAAACTGGGCGAAAATAGCCAGTGAATATCACAAATCAAATAAGCAAAAAGGCGTTGGCGAGAGTCAAAATATCTTTGGAATCATTCAAGGCGGAACTGACTATAATGCACGAAAATTCTGCGCTGAGGCGCTTTGCGAGATGGAGTTTGACGGACTTGCTATAGGAGGACTAAGCGTTGGAGAGAGTAACGAAGAGATGTATGACACGGTTGAAGCAGTTATGCCTTTCATAGACAAAGATCGCCCACGCTACTTAATGGGCGTGGGAACTCCTGAGGATTTAGTAGAAAATGTAGAGCGTGGCGTGGATATGTTTGATTGCGTTATGCCTACAAGAAACGCACGTAACGGTACGCTTTTTACGAGTTTTGGCAAAGTCAATATAAAAGCTGCGGCGTTTATCAAAGATGATAATAAGATCGATCCGCAGTGCGACTGCTATACTTGTCGCAACTTTAGTCGCGGATACTTGAATCATCTTTATAAAGCTAGAGAGCTTACGTTTTTTAGACTTGCAAGTCTTCATAACCTGCATTATTATCTAAATTTAGTAAAACAGATGAGAGAAGCGATAATACAAGGTAAGTTCAAAGAATTTAAAAAAGAATTTTACGCAAAAAGAGGCGTGTTATGA
- a CDS encoding replicative DNA helicase codes for MINEVGQNLYDLDMERSILSAILFSEDNIGEIYDLISPSDFYLKGHADVYSAMVECLNHDEPIDLAFIKKRLANNFDDKVFTEIITTNSILDIKKYALELKEKSIKRSLVKMAHKIPNKVNEDKASRDIVDEISGEIYSLVDNSNGGVIKESKEIIEGVIKEIEKQKTLIDKDVVGVDTGFKRLNEMTKGFKDGDLVIIAARPGMGKTAFVLNLVQKVLNQDLGVVFFSLEMPATQLMLRLLSAKTSIPLQNLMTADMDNDELSRLSDACDEISRKKLFVYDSGNATIHQVRTQMRKLKASHPEIKLCVIDYIGLMTNSSAYSDRHLQIAEISRGLKLLARELSLPVIALSQLNRSLEARANKRPMLSDLRESGAIEQDADTILFVYRNEVYLEQEEKEREQKAKLEGKMYEKKFVPNKIEENAEIIVGKNRNGPTGTAEMIFQKEFTRFVDKSYSSPVESSEFNG; via the coding sequence ATGATCAATGAAGTAGGGCAAAATTTATATGATTTAGATATGGAAAGATCGATCTTAAGCGCGATCTTATTTAGTGAAGACAATATCGGCGAGATATATGATCTCATTTCTCCAAGCGACTTTTATCTAAAAGGACACGCCGATGTTTATAGTGCGATGGTGGAGTGTTTAAATCACGATGAGCCAATCGATCTTGCATTTATAAAAAAACGTCTTGCAAATAACTTTGATGACAAGGTTTTTACTGAAATCATTACTACAAATTCGATTTTAGATATCAAAAAATACGCCCTAGAACTAAAAGAAAAGTCTATAAAGCGCTCATTAGTAAAAATGGCTCATAAGATACCAAATAAGGTAAATGAAGATAAAGCAAGTCGCGATATAGTTGATGAAATAAGTGGCGAAATTTACTCTCTTGTAGATAATTCAAATGGTGGGGTTATCAAAGAGAGTAAAGAGATAATAGAGGGCGTCATAAAAGAGATAGAAAAGCAAAAAACACTTATAGATAAAGACGTAGTCGGTGTAGATACCGGATTTAAAAGATTAAATGAGATGACAAAAGGCTTTAAAGACGGCGATCTTGTCATCATCGCGGCTCGTCCTGGTATGGGAAAGACGGCTTTTGTGTTAAATTTAGTTCAAAAAGTTTTAAATCAAGATCTAGGTGTAGTATTTTTTTCACTAGAGATGCCAGCCACTCAGCTTATGCTAAGACTGCTTAGCGCTAAGACTTCGATCCCACTTCAAAACTTAATGACAGCAGATATGGATAATGATGAGCTCTCAAGGCTTAGCGATGCTTGCGATGAGATATCTAGAAAAAAACTTTTTGTATATGACAGTGGAAATGCTACTATCCACCAAGTAAGAACACAAATGAGAAAGCTAAAGGCGTCCCATCCAGAGATCAAGCTTTGCGTGATCGATTATATCGGTTTGATGACAAACTCTTCTGCTTACAGCGACAGGCATCTACAAATAGCTGAAATTTCGCGTGGGTTAAAACTTTTAGCTAGGGAGCTAAGTTTGCCAGTTATCGCTTTGTCTCAGCTGAATCGTAGCTTGGAAGCTAGAGCCAACAAGCGTCCGATGCTTAGTGATCTAAGGGAATCTGGGGCCATAGAACAAGACGCAGATACGATACTTTTTGTATATCGAAACGAAGTTTATCTTGAACAAGAAGAGAAAGAAAGAGAGCAAAAAGCAAAGCTTGAGGGTAAAATGTATGAGAAAAAATTTGTTCCAAACAAGATAGAAGAAAATGCCGAGATAATAGTCGGTAAAAATCGTAACGGACCTACTGGAACTGCTGAGATGATATTTCAAAAAGAATTTACTCGCTTTGTGGATAAAAGCTATTCATCTCCAGTCGAAAGCAGTGAGTTTAACGGCTAA
- a CDS encoding CorA family divalent cation transporter — MINDEHRKKLEKVSSRSGYFSTENYKLLIISTDFHSQNAGFVFLGDEIFEKVQDKFIKTDFAKFKKAVDDALGYFKTTLDKYEEEVINIENVIYKNKFDSGFLSVYFKLKRNFSLLAILHEYFMVALNDFVDEFNGYKKEFKNDTQSLKRIDKIIDDTSSRLSIIFSYYNSIKDQKHSKNLYILTMISAFFLPLNLITGFFGMNTGDMFLSGANGTVMVFIAMIFFIAISMFWLFKFKK, encoded by the coding sequence ATGATAAATGACGAACATAGAAAAAAGCTAGAAAAAGTATCTAGTAGAAGTGGATATTTTAGCACTGAAAACTACAAACTACTCATCATAAGCACAGATTTTCATAGTCAAAATGCTGGATTTGTATTTTTAGGAGATGAGATATTTGAAAAGGTGCAAGATAAATTTATAAAAACCGATTTTGCTAAATTTAAAAAAGCAGTTGATGATGCTTTAGGGTATTTTAAAACTACACTAGATAAATACGAAGAAGAAGTCATAAACATAGAAAATGTTATATACAAAAACAAATTTGATAGTGGTTTTTTGAGCGTTTATTTTAAACTAAAAAGAAATTTTTCACTTCTAGCCATACTTCACGAGTATTTTATGGTAGCGTTAAATGACTTCGTAGATGAGTTTAACGGTTATAAAAAAGAGTTTAAAAATGATACGCAATCGCTAAAAAGAATAGACAAGATCATAGACGATACATCATCAAGGCTGTCTATTATATTTAGTTATTACAACTCTATAAAAGATCAAAAACATAGCAAAAACTTATATATACTTACTATGATATCTGCTTTTTTCTTGCCATTAAATTTGATAACCGGATTTTTTGGAATGAATACCGGAGATATGTTTTTAAGTGGAGCAAACGGCACCGTTATGGTATTTATAGCTATGATATTTTTTATAGCCATATCTATGTTTTGGCTGTTTAAATTTAAAAAATAA